From one Trifolium pratense cultivar HEN17-A07 linkage group LG1, ARS_RC_1.1, whole genome shotgun sequence genomic stretch:
- the LOC123897678 gene encoding WUSCHEL-related homeobox 4 — translation MKVHQFTRGFWEHHEPSLTLGCKRLRPLAPKFSNNTDNSTNHTTPSLSFDLKTFIKPESASTINLSSSDHDNKKDPPSPQSQVETHIPGGTRWNPTQEQIGILEMLYRGGMRTPNAQQIEQITVQLSKYGKIEGKNVFYWFQNHKARERQKQKRNSLGLVHSPRTPSTTLVSSTFSCITTLDTPKKEEVMERDQGDDSPLKKSRSWPFEYLEEKNWSICKQEEHKTLELFPLHPEGR, via the exons ATGAAGGTGCATCAATTCACACGTGGATTTTGGGAGCATCATGAACCTTCTCTTACACTTGGTTGCAAACGTTTACGCCCTCTTGCACCTAAATTTTCTAATAACACCGATAATTCTACTAATCACACCACCCCTTCTCTTTCTTTTGATCTCAAGACTTTCATTAAACCTGAAAGTGCTTCCACAATTAATCTTTCTTCCTCTGATCATGATAACAAGAAAGATCCACCTTCACCACAAAGCCAG GTTGAAACGCATATTCCAGGAGGGACAAGGTGGAATCCAACACAAGAACAAATAGGAATCTTGGAGATGTTATACAGAGGTGGAATGAGAACACCAAATGCACAACAAATAGAACAGATAACTGTTCAACTTAGCAAGTACGGTAAAATTGAAGGCAAAAATGTGTTCTATTGGTTCCAAAACCACAAAGCACGCGAGAGACAAAAGCAGAAACGTAACAGTCTTGGTCTTGTTCATAGTCCTCGTACTCCATCCACCACACTAGTGTCATCCACCTTTAGTTGCATTACAACTTTGGACACCCCCAAAAAG GAAGAAGTAATGGAAAGAGATCAAGGAGATGATAGTCCATTGAAGAAGAGTAGGAGTTGGCCATTTGAGTATTTAGAAGAGAAAAATTGGTCAATTTGCAAACAAGAGGAACATAAAACTCTAGAGCTTTTCCCATTACATCCGGAAGGCAGATGA
- the LOC123897683 gene encoding polyadenylate-binding protein 2-like, whose product MAQIQVQHQTPAPVPAPSNGVAPNANQFVTTSLYVGDLDLNVNDSQLYDLFNQVGQVVSVRVCRDLTTRRSLGYGYVNFTNPQDAARALDVLNFTPLNNKSIRVMYSHRDPSIRKSGAANIFIKNLDKTIDHKALHDTFSTFGHILSCKIATDGSGQSKGYGFVQFETAESAQSAIDKLNGMLINDKQVYVGHFLRKQDRDNDLTKTKFNNVYVKNLSESFSEDDLKNTFGEYGTITSAVLMRDADGRSKCFGFVNFESPEDAAKAVEALNGKKVDDKEWYVGKAQKKSEREQELKGRFEQTVKETVDKYQGVNLYLKNLDDSISDEKLKEIFSEFGTITSYKIMRDPNGVSRGSGFVAFSTPEEASRALGEMNGKMIVSKPLYVAVAQRKEDRKARLQAQFSQMRPVAISPSVAPRMPLYPPGAPGIGQQFMYGQGPPAMMPPPQAGFGYQQQLVPGMRPGGGPMPSYFVPMVQQGQQGQRPGGRRGPVQQPQQQLPMMQQQMLPRQRVYRYPPGRNNIQDAPVAGGMMSYDMGGLPLRDVSPMPIHALATALANAPPEQQRTMLGEALYPLVDQLEHDSAAKVTGMLLEMDQPEVLHLIESPDALKAKVAEAMDVLRNVAQQQGNSPADQLASLSLNDNL is encoded by the exons ATGGCGCAAATTCAGGTTCAACACCAGACTCCGGCACCCGTTCCTGCACCTTCGAACGGTGTTGCTCCGAACGCGAATCAGTTTGTGACGACGTCTTTGTACGTTGGTGATCTTGATTTGAATGTTAACGATTCTCAGCTTTACGATCTGTTTAATCAGGTTGGACAAGTTGTTTCTGTTAGGGTTTGTAGGGACTTGACTACGCGTCGTTCACTCGGTTATGGTTATGTTAATTTCACTAACCCTCAGGATG CGGCTAGGGCATTGGATGTGCTGAATTTTACCCCACTGAACAACAAATCTATTAGGGTTATGTATTCTCATCGTGATCCTAGTATTCGGAAGAGTGGCGCTGCTAATATTTTTATCAAG AATTTGGATAAGACAATTGACCACAAAGCTTTACATGATACCTTTTCTACTTTCGGACATATTCTGTCTTGCAAGATAGCTACCGATGGTTCTGGTCAGTCTAAAGGCTATGGTTTTGTCCAATTTGAGACTGCGGAATCTGCTCAGAGTGCAATTGACAAGTTAAATGGCATGCTGATCAATGACAAGCAGGTGTATGTGGGTCATTTCCTACGTAAGCAGGACAGAGATAATGATCTtactaaaacaaaatttaataatgTCTATGTGAAAAACTTATCAGAGTCATTTTCGGAAGATGACTTGAAAAATACTTTTGGAGAGTACGGCACTATTACTAGTGCTGTTTTGATGAGGGATGCAGATGGTAGGTCGAAGTGTTTTGGTTTTGTCAATTTTGAAAGTCCTGAGGATGCTGCTAAAGCTGTTGAGGCATTGAATGGAAAGAAAGTTGATGACAAGGAGTGGTATGTGGGAAAAGCCCAGAAAAAATCTGAAAGGGAGCAAGAGCTGAAAGGTCGGTTTGAGCAGACTGTAAAGGAAACTGTAGACAAATATCAAGGGGTGAACCTTTATCTCAAGAACTTGGATGATTCCATTAGTGATGAAAAACTCAAAGAGATCTTCTCCGAGTTTGGCACAATTACCTCATACAAG ATTATGCGCGACCCAAATGGTGTCAGCAGAGGATCTGGATTTGTTGCATTTTCAACTCCAGAGGAAGCATCAAGAGCT CTTGGAGAGATGAATGGCAAAATGATTGTCAGCAAACCTCTTTATGTTGCTGTTGCACAGAGAAAGGAAGATAGAAAAGCAAGGTTGCAG GCACAATTTTCACAAATGAGGCCTGTTGCAATTTCACCTTCTGTTGCTCCCCGAATGCCACTCTACCCTCCTGGTGCTCCTGGTATTGGACAACAATTTATGTATGGTCAAGGACCCCCAGCCATGATGCCTCCTCCACAA GCTGGATTTGGATATCAGCAGCAACTTGTTCCTGGGATGAGACCTGGCGGTGGTCCAATGCCAAGCTACTTTGTTCCAATGGTTCAGCAGGGCCAACAAGGTCAGCGTCCTGGTGGACGCCGAGGTCCTGTTCAACAACCCCAGCAGCAACTGCCAATGATGCAGCAGCAG ATGCTTCCAAGGCAACGTGTTTATCGCTACCCTCCTGGCCGCAACAACATTCAAGATGCCCCCGTGGCTGGAGGAATGATGTCCTATGACATGGGAGGTCTGCCACTCCGTGATGTCTCGCCTATGCCCATTCATGCTTTGGCTACAGCACTTGCGAATGCTCCCCCTGAACAGCAGAGGACT ATGCTTGGAGAGGCTTTGTATCCACTAGTAGATCAGCTGGAACATGATTCTGCAGCTAAGGTTACTGGCATGCTTTTGGAGATGGACCAGCCTGAAGTATTGCATCTTATTGAGTCACCAGATGCTCTCAAGGCTAAAGTTGCTGAAGCCATGGACGTGCTGAGAAACGTTGCTCAACAGCAAGGCAACAGCCCGGCAGATCAACTAGCTTCACTTTCTCTCAACGATAATCTATAA
- the LOC123897689 gene encoding probable E3 ubiquitin-protein ligase RHG1A produces MQGQRGAIGSSSETFEFDCGSSSSTAAVDQHQHIFWNNMRTPAENRIPEFILPPSDMNQSHGNSVNHEWQNLSGWSLGEPSSSNTQNEANNNELKRELGLSPPINGNAFTGPRLEERHFESTNAFSLDNVNTGPMYMCSSNSHLVPQSLNLNAALADNVGDNNSYHVEVDHPNVTKSSGPLNEHLPPPISSGSFLLPSASNSIFVGDTDGRPGCSLDTRRVSCKRKAVEGNVGQSSNGGSSSYSQHTDGSAWNTLPTQDYEGGSFNRSAPAEQVTARLGLAIGGGSSETIPESTVAGNSESFHRNFRLRLNPSSQQISLPQPTFSNGSVIRNSSVPTSSPILQRFNPIDNPVDLRSVQPVDLMLPQSQPLLVHVPSLPRSAQSVRWSGGSSSTNNHSSNSVLGLDRDNQPHEGASSRTMARNILDHPLFVPANVRNAARNPTRPSSSANLSIPGNVASSSRTAPNPPALNPSSVSAWVSRPNPQQYPRRLSEYVRRSLFSPGSEGGSSSTNYSSLRAPSASSESRGPPSGTNPGSSPWLERSAESEFGVPYTLRSLAAGGEGSSRLVSELRNVLGMMRRGGNLRFEDVMILDHSMFSGIADMHDRHRDMRLDVDNMSYEELLALEERIGNVSTGLNEETIMKHLKLKKYSVHESGSQNDAEPCSVCQEEYKDEDDIGSLDCGHDYHTDCIKQWLMHKNLCPICKTTGLAT; encoded by the exons ATGCAAGGGCAGAGAGGCGCAATTGGTTCCTCCTCTGAAACCTTTGAGTTCGATTGTGGATCTTCATCAAGTACTGCTGCAGTTGATCAGCATCAGCACATTTTTTGGAATAATATGCGCACTCCAGCCGAAAATCGGATACCTGAATTTATACTTCCTCCCAGTGATATGAACCAATCTCATGGGAATTCTGTAAACCATGAATGGCAGAACTTGAGTGGATGGAGCTTAGGCGAACCAAGTTCCAGTAATACACAGAATGAAGCTAACAACAATGAGCTGAAACGGGAGTTAGGGTTATCACCTCCGATAAATGGCAATGCTTTTACTGGTCCAAGACTAGAAGAAAGGCACTTCGAATCAACTAATGCATTTTCATTGGATAATGTCAATACAGGTCCTATGTATATGTGCAGCTCCAATTCTCATTTGGTGCCGCAAAGTCTCAATTTAAATGCTGCTTTAGCGGATAATGTTGGTGATAATAATAGCTATCATGTGGAAGTTGATCATCCTAACGTGACCAAATCTAGTGGTCCGCTGAATGAGCATCTTCCACCTCCGATTAGTTCTGGCTCTTTTTTGCTTCCTTCTGCAAGTAATAGCATTTTTGTTGGGGATACTGATGGTAGGCCAGGTTGTTCTCTAGACACCCGCCGTGTGTCTTGTAAAAGAAAGGCAGTCGAAGGAAATGTTGGACAATCTTCTAACGGTGGAAGTTCTAGCTATAGTCAGCATACAGATGGAAGTGCTTGGAATACTCTTCCTACTCAGGATTATGAAGGGGGCAGTTTTAACAGATCAGCACCGGCAGAACAGGTTACTGCAAGACTTGGCCTTGCTATCGGGGGAGGATCTTCTGAAACCATACCTGAATCAACCGTTGCAGGAAACTCAGAAAGCTTCCACAGAAATTTTCGTTTGAGGCTAAATCCTTCAAGCCAACAAATTTCTCTGCCTCAACCCACATTCTCAAACGGGAGTGTGATCAGGAATTCCAGTGTTCCTACATCTTCTCCAATATTGCAAAGGTTCAACCCTATCGATAATCCTGTGGACTTGAGGTCAGTACAACCGGTAGATCTCATGCTTCCTCAAAGCCAGCCACTTCTTGTTCATGTTCCTTCTTTACCAAGGAGCGCGCAATCAGTTAGGTGGAGCGGTGGTTCTAGCTCAACAAACAACCATTCGTCAAATTCAGTTTTAGGCCTAGATAGGGATAATCAACCACATGAAGGAGCAAGCTCAAGAACTATGGCTAGAAACATTTTAGATCACCCGCTTTTTGTACCTGCAAATGTACGAAACGCAGCTCGAAATCCAACAAGACCTTCGAGTAGTGCAAATTTAAGTATTCCAGGAAATGTTGCTTCGTCATCACGGACTGCTCCAAATCCTCCTGCATTGAATCCATCATCTGTCTCGGCGTGGGTATCTCGTCCTAATCCACAGCAGTATCCTCGCAGGTTATCTGAATATGTTCGTCGGTCCTTGTTTTCTCCTGGTTCTGAAGGTGGAAGTTCAAGCACCAACTATTCTTCCTTGCGCGCTCCTTCTGCTTCGTCAGAATCAAGAGGACCGCCATCCGGGACGAACCCTGGATCATCTCCATGGTTGGAGAGGTCAGCTGAGAGTGAATTTGGAGTTCCCTATACCTTACGATCTTTGGCTGCTGGTGGTGAAGGAAGTAGTAGACTTGTATCTGAG CTCCGTAACGTGTTGGGCATGATGCGTAGGGGTGGGAACTTGCGGTTTGAG GATGTTATGATTCTCGACCATTCAATGTTTTCTGGGATTGCTGATATGCACGATCGACACAGGGATATGCGGCTTGATGTTGATAACATGTCTTATGAG GAATTATTGGCTCTGGAAGAACGCATCGGAAACGTGAGTACAGGATTGAATGAGGAGACCATTATGAAACATTTGAAACTGAAGAAATACTCAGTTCATGAATCAGGTTCTCAGAATGATGCAGAACCCTGCTCTGTTTGTC